From Chryseobacterium shandongense, the proteins below share one genomic window:
- a CDS encoding helix-turn-helix domain-containing protein, giving the protein MKLNIKNMVCSRCLKVLRQELEQLGIKVSSIELGVLVIDEMAGNHTEIMAKIESVLHTNKFEIIHSPEEVLVEKIKHFLLCKIEEPPLDSTVNLSQILSTEFNHEYKSLSKLFSHFENTTLKKYFIKLKIEKVKQLIQLRQYTFSEIGHLLDYSSVNHLSRQFKEITGESMTEYKNAELANRRPYDEIS; this is encoded by the coding sequence ATGAAATTAAATATTAAAAATATGGTTTGCAGCCGATGTCTCAAAGTGCTTAGGCAAGAGCTTGAACAACTGGGAATTAAGGTTTCATCAATTGAACTCGGGGTATTGGTAATCGACGAGATGGCTGGTAATCATACTGAAATCATGGCGAAAATTGAAAGTGTTCTCCATACCAATAAATTTGAAATAATCCATAGTCCAGAGGAAGTGCTCGTCGAAAAAATTAAACATTTTTTGCTTTGTAAAATAGAAGAGCCCCCTCTCGATTCCACGGTAAACCTATCTCAAATTTTAAGCACGGAGTTCAACCACGAATATAAGTCACTGAGCAAGTTGTTCTCACACTTTGAAAATACAACGCTGAAAAAATATTTTATTAAATTAAAAATTGAGAAAGTAAAACAACTTATTCAACTCAGGCAGTACACCTTTTCAGAAATAGGGCATCTCCTGGATTACAGCAGCGTCAACCATCTGTCGAGACAGTTTAAAGAGATTACCGGAGAGAGCATGACTGAGTATAAAAATGCTGAACTAGCCAATCGAAGACCCTATGATGAAATTAGTTAA
- a CDS encoding heavy-metal-associated domain-containing protein, whose protein sequence is MKQQIEITGMSCEGCVKNVEKALKEIDGVQNVKASLHPPRAVIEAEKSINTAQLTQALAKVGYSIAGASVDENLKKSGGSCCC, encoded by the coding sequence ATGAAACAACAAATTGAAATAACAGGAATGTCCTGCGAAGGCTGCGTTAAAAATGTCGAAAAAGCGTTGAAAGAAATTGATGGCGTACAGAATGTAAAAGCGAGTCTGCATCCACCACGCGCAGTTATTGAAGCAGAGAAATCGATTAATACAGCGCAGTTAACGCAAGCCTTGGCGAAAGTAGGTTATAGTATTGCCGGCGCTTCCGTAGATGAGAATTTAAAAAAGTCTGGTGGCTCCTGTTGCTGTTGA
- a CDS encoding four-helix bundle copper-binding protein has product MTGYHTYQSCIEACLKCAAICNHCASSCTEEEDVKMMARCIQLDMECAAICYASAQLMILGSDKAKDICRICADICEACAAECEKHAQHGMDHCRECAEACRKCAEECRKMAA; this is encoded by the coding sequence ATGACAGGTTATCACACGTACCAAAGTTGTATTGAAGCATGTTTAAAATGTGCTGCAATATGTAATCACTGTGCTTCATCATGCACTGAGGAAGAAGATGTAAAAATGATGGCGAGATGCATTCAGTTAGACATGGAATGCGCAGCGATCTGCTATGCATCAGCACAGTTAATGATCCTCGGCAGCGACAAAGCAAAAGACATTTGCCGTATTTGTGCCGACATCTGTGAAGCATGTGCTGCAGAATGTGAAAAACATGCACAACATGGAATGGATCATTGCCGTGAATGTGCAGAAGCTTGCAGAAAATGCGCCGAAGAATGCCGGAAAATGGCAGCGTAA
- a CDS encoding YVTN family beta-propeller repeat protein — protein sequence MKKFFTPTLVVILTMLFVMVSSCGNNDNSNTNSSNTDKPSSLPRAKVYVANEAGGSVSVIDLQDSLKTTSIDLSDSAGTMFMAHNVQVAPNGKSVWVAAAGMDSSKTNYLIVIDPNSGTIKERVLLGKDLHVAHVVLDDQSKNAFVTAGATNEVIQVDATTYQVVRKFDLGAKHAPHGLRYAKGKLYVANMEGKSMSVITVADGKVTDIPLGGIAPQVAVTRDDKFIFISLYDTKEVIQYDLKNGQLNRIPLPATAQGPIQLYATPDSKLLYVADQGELLGRPVSNEVYVIDIPNAKVISTIKVGKKAHGVVASNDGKSVYVTNTIDNTVSVIDVASQKVIHTIPVGKGPNGISYWFETGGMP from the coding sequence ATGAAAAAATTTTTTACCCCGACATTGGTTGTCATATTGACCATGCTATTTGTTATGGTCAGCAGTTGCGGCAATAACGATAATAGCAATACCAATAGTAGTAATACTGATAAACCATCTTCATTGCCAAGGGCTAAAGTTTATGTAGCCAATGAAGCCGGAGGCAGTGTTTCAGTTATTGATCTTCAGGATAGCTTAAAAACTACAAGCATTGACTTAAGTGATAGCGCCGGAACTATGTTTATGGCCCATAATGTTCAGGTGGCCCCCAATGGAAAATCTGTTTGGGTGGCGGCAGCAGGTATGGACAGCAGTAAAACAAATTACTTAATAGTTATTGACCCAAACAGCGGTACAATAAAAGAGCGTGTGCTGTTAGGTAAAGATCTACACGTGGCCCATGTAGTTTTAGACGATCAATCAAAGAATGCATTTGTAACCGCAGGTGCAACGAATGAGGTCATACAAGTAGATGCAACGACCTATCAGGTGGTACGGAAGTTTGATTTAGGTGCAAAACATGCACCACATGGTTTGCGCTACGCTAAAGGCAAATTGTATGTAGCCAATATGGAAGGAAAAAGCATGTCTGTCATTACTGTAGCTGATGGCAAAGTAACTGATATTCCTCTTGGCGGAATAGCTCCACAGGTGGCAGTTACCCGTGATGATAAATTTATTTTCATCTCTTTATACGACACAAAAGAGGTGATACAGTATGACCTTAAAAATGGTCAACTAAACAGAATACCATTACCTGCTACTGCTCAAGGTCCAATTCAGTTGTATGCTACCCCTGATAGTAAGTTACTGTATGTGGCTGACCAGGGAGAGTTACTCGGAAGACCGGTTTCAAACGAGGTTTATGTAATAGACATACCAAACGCAAAAGTGATAAGTACCATTAAAGTTGGTAAGAAGGCACACGGTGTTGTAGCAAGCAACGACGGCAAATCAGTTTATGTAACAAATACTATAGACAATACAGTTTCTGTGATTGATGTGGCAAGTCAAAAAGTAATCCACACAATCCCGGTTGGCAAAGGCCCTAATGGAATAAGCTATTGGTTTGAAACTGGCGGTATGCCGTAA
- a CDS encoding type II glyceraldehyde-3-phosphate dehydrogenase: protein MEKIKVAVNGYGVIGKRVADAVQMQEDMELSGVCDVVTDWRIQMAVLKKYPVFASDDTFQIKMNEAGINSSGTLNDLLASSDIIVDCTPKKIAAQNIELYKKLGKKFILQGGEKHETTGHSFSAENNYATALNLDATRVVSCNTTSIVRTLTALKNAGLLLKARGTLLRRATDPWESHLTGIMNTLVPEKEIPSHQGPDAQSVDPSFDVITSAVKVPETLSHLHYWNVQLTRKADKEEVLDAFNKSTRIAMIKYSDELAANNTVKELMLAIGRPYGDMYEVALWQDMLKVVGDEVFYAYLVDNQAIVIPETIDAIRALTGIEPDAEKSILKTNESLGVKQSFY from the coding sequence ATGGAAAAGATTAAAGTAGCCGTAAACGGATATGGTGTCATTGGCAAACGGGTTGCCGATGCCGTACAGATGCAGGAAGACATGGAACTGTCAGGTGTATGTGATGTGGTAACTGACTGGCGCATTCAAATGGCGGTATTAAAAAAATATCCTGTGTTTGCTTCCGATGATACTTTTCAAATTAAGATGAACGAAGCCGGAATAAATTCATCAGGCACATTGAACGACCTGCTTGCATCATCAGATATTATTGTGGATTGCACACCCAAGAAAATCGCTGCTCAAAATATAGAGCTTTATAAAAAACTTGGTAAAAAGTTTATTTTACAGGGAGGTGAAAAGCATGAAACAACCGGTCATTCCTTTAGTGCCGAAAACAACTATGCCACTGCACTTAACCTTGATGCTACAAGAGTAGTTTCCTGCAACACTACATCCATTGTGAGAACATTAACCGCCCTGAAGAATGCAGGCTTGCTCTTAAAAGCAAGAGGTACTCTACTTCGTCGTGCAACCGACCCATGGGAAAGTCATTTGACCGGGATTATGAATACCCTAGTTCCCGAAAAAGAAATACCAAGTCATCAGGGGCCGGATGCGCAATCCGTTGACCCCTCTTTTGACGTTATCACATCAGCAGTTAAAGTACCGGAAACGTTAAGCCATCTACATTACTGGAATGTACAGTTGACCAGAAAGGCCGATAAGGAAGAAGTTTTGGATGCGTTCAATAAATCTACCAGAATTGCAATGATTAAATACAGCGATGAGTTAGCCGCTAATAATACAGTTAAGGAATTAATGCTTGCAATAGGCCGCCCTTATGGAGATATGTATGAAGTAGCCTTGTGGCAAGACATGCTGAAAGTGGTTGGAGATGAAGTGTTCTATGCTTACCTAGTCGATAATCAGGCTATCGTAATCCCCGAAACCATTGACGCTATCCGTGCCCTAACCGGAATTGAACCAGACGCTGAAAAGTCGATACTTAAGACCAACGAAAGCCTTGGAGTTAAACAGAGTTTTTATTAG
- a CDS encoding IS1595-like element ISCrsp1 family transposase codes for MNLLNFVEQYPDEASCKSKWKEFRDKQGVECPKCGGKEHYWKQDKEQYECKNCKYRQSLRSNTVMHGSQLPFRYWFIAMHLLTSTKKSFSALELQRQLGHKYYNPIWELLHKLRAAMGNRDANYTLSDVIELDEGFFSTEIPDEEKEKPLKRGRGSQKKSKVLVMVESRPVEEKTRKKGKSRQVGYLKMKVINDLKSETITPLVKENVEETATIDSDDSTSYTRLGEVVKEHRPKVIPKKEIGKMLPWVHIAISNAKRMLLDVFHDIKPEYLQSYLNEYCYKFNRRYFGESLFDRLVVASISQKNSFRHNIK; via the coding sequence ATGAACCTACTCAATTTCGTAGAGCAATATCCTGATGAGGCAAGTTGCAAATCAAAATGGAAAGAATTTCGGGACAAGCAAGGCGTAGAATGTCCCAAATGCGGCGGAAAGGAGCATTACTGGAAGCAAGACAAAGAGCAGTATGAGTGTAAAAACTGCAAATACCGGCAAAGTTTGCGCAGTAACACAGTGATGCACGGCAGCCAGCTGCCTTTCCGCTACTGGTTTATTGCGATGCATCTGCTTACCTCGACCAAAAAAAGTTTTTCGGCACTTGAGCTGCAACGGCAATTGGGACACAAATATTACAATCCTATATGGGAATTGCTGCATAAATTACGCGCTGCAATGGGCAACCGGGATGCCAATTATACGTTGTCTGATGTAATCGAATTGGATGAGGGCTTTTTTTCGACAGAAATTCCCGATGAGGAAAAAGAAAAACCGTTAAAAAGAGGACGTGGAAGCCAAAAGAAAAGCAAGGTTCTGGTGATGGTGGAAAGCCGTCCCGTAGAAGAAAAAACCAGGAAAAAAGGAAAATCCAGACAAGTAGGATACCTGAAAATGAAAGTGATAAACGACTTGAAATCAGAAACGATAACTCCGTTGGTAAAAGAAAATGTGGAAGAAACTGCAACGATAGATTCGGACGATTCCACCTCATATACCAGATTGGGAGAAGTTGTGAAAGAGCATCGCCCAAAAGTAATTCCAAAGAAAGAGATTGGAAAAATGTTACCTTGGGTGCATATTGCAATCAGCAATGCCAAACGTATGCTGTTAGATGTTTTCCACGACATCAAACCGGAATATTTGCAAAGCTACCTCAATGAGTACTGCTACAAGTTCAACCGAAGATACTTTGGAGAATCCCTGTTCGACAGGCTTGTGGTAGCTTCTATATCTCAAAAAAATAGTTTTAGGCATAATATCAAGTAG
- a CDS encoding class I fructose-bisphosphate aldolase, translated as MKMNDNIADLLGKKAAFYLDHVCQKITKDELLTPGKYSLEKVFGDSNRNPQVLRSLAQLYGQGNLGGTGYLSILPVDQGIEHSAVYSFYKNPDYFDPENILKLALEAGCNGVASTFGGLALNARKYAHRIPFIVKINHNELLSFPNKYDQTLFGKVKNAWDMGALAIGATIYFGSDESDRQITEISEAFEHAHQLGMATILWCYLRNEAFKTADQDYHSAADLTGQANHIGVTIQADIIKQKLPTNNFGFKNIKFGKYDDAMYEALTTPHPIDLCRLQVANCYMGKIGLINSGGDSKGESDLLEAITTAVINKRAGGTGLIMGRKAFQHPFKDGVNLLQRVQNVYLDNKITVA; from the coding sequence ATGAAAATGAACGATAACATTGCAGACTTATTAGGCAAGAAGGCAGCCTTCTATTTGGATCACGTTTGCCAAAAAATTACAAAAGATGAACTGCTGACTCCAGGCAAATACAGTCTGGAAAAGGTCTTTGGCGATAGCAACAGAAACCCGCAGGTTCTGCGGAGTCTCGCTCAACTTTATGGTCAGGGTAATCTTGGCGGCACGGGTTATCTGAGCATTCTTCCCGTTGATCAGGGTATTGAGCATAGTGCTGTGTACTCATTTTATAAAAACCCCGACTATTTCGACCCTGAAAACATTTTAAAACTTGCACTCGAAGCCGGCTGTAACGGTGTGGCTTCTACCTTCGGCGGGTTAGCCTTGAATGCCCGAAAATATGCGCACAGAATCCCTTTCATTGTAAAGATTAATCACAATGAATTACTGAGCTTTCCAAATAAATATGACCAAACGCTATTTGGAAAAGTTAAAAACGCCTGGGATATGGGGGCCCTTGCCATAGGAGCAACCATCTATTTTGGTTCCGACGAAAGCGACAGGCAGATCACAGAAATTTCCGAGGCGTTTGAGCATGCCCATCAGCTCGGTATGGCGACTATATTATGGTGCTATCTTCGAAATGAGGCATTTAAAACAGCAGATCAGGATTATCACTCCGCTGCGGATTTGACAGGACAAGCCAATCATATCGGAGTAACAATTCAAGCTGATATTATTAAACAAAAATTGCCGACAAATAATTTTGGATTCAAAAACATTAAGTTCGGTAAATACGATGACGCGATGTATGAGGCACTAACAACTCCCCACCCGATTGACCTCTGCAGGCTGCAGGTAGCGAACTGTTACATGGGCAAAATCGGATTAATTAACTCCGGTGGCGATTCAAAAGGTGAGTCAGATCTGCTTGAGGCCATTACAACAGCGGTCATCAACAAAAGAGCGGGCGGCACTGGACTGATTATGGGACGGAAGGCATTTCAGCACCCGTTTAAAGACGGTGTGAACTTGCTACAAAGGGTACAGAATGTATATCTCGATAATAAAATAACAGTTGCCTAA
- a CDS encoding ATP cone domain-containing protein — MKIPISIVKKSGDIVVFDVEKLTNSLRRASAGENVIQQIVGEVQSTIYEGMTTSKIYKIAFDLLKKYSRVSASKYKLKTALFELGPSGFPFEKLVGKLMAHEGFSTQVGVIVQGNCVSHEIDVIADKDDQHCFIECKFHSDQGRFCNVKIPLYVNSRFLDVEKQWKKQKSNEGKISKGGVYTNTRFTSDATQYGKCAGLLMASWDYPFGNGLKERIDKSGLHPLTALTTLTKNEKTKLLDLGLVLCKEIYENPEVLNQIGISKPRHKNIIKDAKELCSLH; from the coding sequence ATGAAGATTCCCATTAGCATCGTAAAAAAGTCCGGAGATATTGTCGTATTTGATGTCGAAAAACTCACTAATTCACTTAGGCGCGCGTCTGCTGGGGAAAACGTCATTCAGCAAATTGTTGGTGAGGTTCAGTCCACGATTTACGAGGGCATGACCACCTCAAAGATCTATAAAATTGCTTTTGATTTGTTAAAAAAATATTCCCGCGTAAGTGCTTCAAAATACAAACTCAAAACCGCACTCTTTGAATTGGGTCCCTCCGGTTTTCCCTTTGAAAAATTAGTGGGCAAACTGATGGCTCATGAAGGTTTTTCCACCCAGGTTGGGGTCATTGTTCAGGGAAATTGCGTGTCGCATGAAATAGATGTCATCGCTGACAAAGACGACCAGCACTGTTTTATTGAATGTAAATTTCACAGCGACCAAGGGAGATTTTGCAATGTAAAAATTCCTCTGTATGTCAATTCCAGATTTCTGGATGTAGAAAAACAGTGGAAAAAACAAAAAAGTAACGAAGGAAAAATATCTAAAGGAGGTGTGTACACCAATACAAGATTCACTTCTGATGCCACACAATATGGGAAATGTGCAGGTTTACTAATGGCAAGCTGGGACTATCCTTTTGGGAACGGTTTAAAAGAGAGAATAGACAAATCCGGTTTGCACCCATTAACCGCATTAACGACCCTGACAAAAAACGAAAAAACAAAATTGTTAGACCTCGGCTTAGTCCTGTGCAAAGAAATTTATGAAAACCCGGAGGTCTTAAACCAAATCGGTATTTCAAAACCTCGCCATAAAAACATTATAAAAGATGCAAAAGAATTATGCTCTTTACATTAA
- a CDS encoding MBL fold metallo-hydrolase RNA specificity domain-containing protein has product MKNTKITIHFLGAAGTVTGSKYLIDTGDHQLLIDCGLFQGLKELRLKNWEYPPVDVSAIDAVLLTHGHFDHTGYLPRLIKYGFNGPVYGTNPTLDIATIILNDSAKIQEQEAARANKEGYSKHSPAEPLYGVKDVAKTISHFKEVPPSQWIPLFEGISARFQYNGHILGSTFIELEIHEKRFVFSGDIGRTNDLLLFPPLKPEKADVLFIESTYGGRFHPDEVEAVPEIEKLVNDTINRGGSLFIPSFSVERAQLMMLILWRLLNENKIPKVPIIMDSPMGASILDLFYRTRDWHRLTTDECDEMCDHFTVVSSYQETMELRSDNKPKIVIAGSGMLTGGRMLNYLETQAQNPNNTLLFVGYQAEGTRGRKLLDGEKELKVYGKWVPFNMEIAEIEGLSSHADHNELLGWMNGITNIPERIFIVHGEKEGAEALQLGIKETYGWDSQIPQLYDIEEL; this is encoded by the coding sequence ATGAAAAACACTAAAATTACCATTCATTTTTTGGGAGCTGCAGGAACAGTAACGGGTTCCAAATATTTAATCGATACAGGAGATCATCAACTCTTAATAGACTGCGGCCTTTTTCAAGGGTTAAAGGAATTACGGCTTAAAAACTGGGAATATCCGCCTGTGGACGTTTCAGCCATTGATGCCGTTTTATTGACTCATGGCCATTTCGACCACACAGGATACCTTCCACGATTAATAAAATATGGTTTTAACGGACCAGTTTACGGAACAAATCCCACTTTGGATATTGCCACAATCATTCTGAATGACAGTGCCAAAATCCAGGAACAGGAAGCGGCGCGAGCTAATAAAGAAGGTTACTCCAAACACAGTCCGGCAGAACCGCTGTATGGTGTGAAGGATGTAGCAAAAACCATTTCCCATTTTAAGGAGGTTCCACCATCACAGTGGATTCCGTTGTTTGAGGGCATCAGTGCCCGATTTCAGTACAATGGGCATATCTTGGGTTCTACTTTCATAGAGCTGGAGATACATGAAAAACGTTTTGTTTTTTCCGGGGATATTGGACGCACAAATGATTTATTGTTGTTTCCACCCCTGAAACCAGAAAAGGCGGATGTTCTTTTCATAGAGTCGACCTACGGAGGAAGGTTTCATCCGGATGAAGTGGAAGCGGTTCCGGAGATTGAAAAATTAGTCAACGACACCATTAACCGTGGAGGCAGCCTGTTTATCCCAAGTTTTTCGGTTGAACGTGCTCAACTGATGATGCTTATTTTATGGAGGTTGCTTAACGAAAATAAAATACCCAAAGTACCGATAATCATGGACAGTCCGATGGGAGCCAGCATACTCGATCTGTTTTACCGTACCAGAGATTGGCACCGGTTAACAACCGACGAATGTGATGAAATGTGCGATCATTTCACGGTGGTCAGCAGCTATCAGGAAACCATGGAGTTGCGGTCCGACAACAAACCAAAAATTGTTATCGCCGGCAGCGGGATGCTCACCGGTGGCAGAATGCTCAACTATCTTGAAACCCAGGCACAAAACCCTAATAATACCCTGCTTTTTGTCGGCTATCAGGCCGAAGGAACCCGTGGAAGAAAACTATTGGATGGTGAGAAAGAACTAAAAGTGTATGGAAAATGGGTTCCTTTCAATATGGAAATAGCGGAAATTGAAGGACTGTCTTCACATGCAGACCACAATGAACTCCTTGGCTGGATGAATGGAATAACAAATATTCCGGAAAGAATTTTCATCGTACATGGGGAGAAGGAAGGCGCAGAAGCGCTGCAGCTGGGCATAAAAGAAACCTACGGCTGGGATTCCCAAATACCGCAACTTTATGATATTGAAGAATTATAA
- a CDS encoding AAA family ATPase: MNHIRDSKIKHSEETNWYVITGGPSTGKTTTIDLLQKQGYHTTIEHARHYIDTMHNEGNSVKEIRSNKKKFQLGVLDMQIVQEGSLNKEDMVFLDRAIPDAMAYYQFLNLDYDEKLLNAVNGVSYKKIFILDRLPFTKDYARTENEDDQKLIHQLIIESYTNLGFTIVFVPVLPPEERVKFILDNL, encoded by the coding sequence ATGAATCATATAAGGGACAGTAAAATCAAGCATTCAGAAGAGACCAACTGGTATGTGATTACCGGCGGACCCAGTACCGGAAAAACAACGACCATTGATTTGCTTCAGAAGCAAGGTTACCATACGACAATAGAACACGCAAGGCATTACATTGATACCATGCATAATGAAGGAAATTCCGTTAAAGAAATTAGAAGCAATAAGAAGAAATTTCAATTGGGCGTGTTAGATATGCAGATTGTCCAAGAAGGATCGCTCAATAAGGAGGATATGGTTTTTTTGGACAGGGCTATCCCGGACGCAATGGCTTATTATCAATTTTTAAACTTGGATTATGATGAAAAGTTACTTAATGCCGTCAACGGGGTTTCCTACAAAAAAATCTTTATTTTAGACCGATTGCCTTTTACCAAAGACTATGCGAGAACCGAAAATGAAGACGATCAAAAACTAATTCATCAGTTGATAATAGAAAGCTATACCAATCTCGGTTTCACTATCGTTTTTGTTCCGGTTTTGCCTCCCGAAGAAAGAGTGAAATTCATTTTAGATAATTTATGA
- a CDS encoding DUF305 domain-containing protein, producing MKNSEHDHNMLKDTDSATGNHSKHEMESGKESVQHAQKSHASAYKKLFWMLLISFISMFILMYAMVDKLANVIPNINQLYMAGLMASPMLIIELLLMGKMYPNKKLNKILMGLGVLMMVLFWSGIRQQTAVGDVQFLKSMIPHHAGAILMVEESNLVDPEVRKLGEEIIKAQEEEIAVMRAKIKELQTRK from the coding sequence ATGAAAAATTCAGAACATGATCACAACATGCTTAAGGATACTGATTCAGCAACAGGCAATCATTCCAAACATGAAATGGAATCGGGCAAGGAGTCTGTACAGCACGCGCAAAAAAGCCATGCCTCTGCATACAAAAAGTTATTTTGGATGCTTCTGATTTCCTTTATTTCAATGTTTATACTAATGTATGCGATGGTGGACAAGCTGGCTAACGTAATTCCAAACATAAACCAGTTATACATGGCAGGCCTGATGGCTTCTCCTATGTTAATCATCGAACTGCTGTTAATGGGGAAGATGTATCCCAACAAAAAACTCAATAAAATTCTTATGGGCCTCGGAGTGCTGATGATGGTGCTGTTTTGGTCCGGGATTCGGCAGCAGACAGCCGTGGGAGATGTCCAGTTTCTAAAGTCCATGATTCCACACCATGCAGGGGCTATTCTTATGGTCGAAGAAAGTAATCTGGTCGATCCGGAAGTGAGAAAGTTGGGCGAGGAAATTATCAAAGCACAGGAGGAAGAAATTGCCGTCATGAGGGCGAAAATTAAGGAACTTCAAACCCGGAAGTAA